Proteins from one Streptomyces sp. NBC_00390 genomic window:
- a CDS encoding cupin domain-containing protein, producing the protein MKAFRLDELEAERAANDGAYLQFLRERNMSVGLYALDAGEIDPQLPHKQDEVYFVVSGRASITVGMETTQVGRGSVVYVPAGVPHKFHHISEDLRVMVVFSPPES; encoded by the coding sequence ATGAAAGCATTCCGACTCGATGAACTGGAGGCGGAGCGCGCCGCGAACGACGGGGCGTATCTCCAGTTTCTGCGCGAGCGGAACATGTCGGTCGGGCTGTACGCGCTCGATGCGGGCGAGATCGACCCTCAGCTGCCCCACAAACAGGACGAGGTCTACTTCGTCGTCAGTGGCCGGGCGTCGATCACCGTGGGTATGGAGACCACGCAGGTCGGCCGGGGCAGTGTGGTGTACGTTCCGGCGGGCGTTCCGCACAAGTTCCATCACATCAGCGAGGATCTGCGGGTGATGGTGGTCTTTTCTCCCCCCGAGAGCTGA
- a CDS encoding cystathionine gamma-lyase, with amino-acid sequence MTVGDGTRAVRAGLPEPAKYEPTLPGPVFSAHFHLPGEASGPYTYGRDDNPTWTHLERAIGELEAPGESVETLTFASGMAAISAVLFSQLTAGDTVVLPADGYQVLPMVRAQLEAYGIEVRTAPTGGDAQLSVLDGARLLWLETPSNPGLDVCDVRRLADAAHAAGALVAVDNTLATPLGQRPLELGADFSVASDTKGMTGHGDILLGHVTCRDAELAAGVRRWRKIVGAIPGPMEAWLAHRSLATLQLRADRQCANALALAQALGGRGEVSGLRYPGLAADPSHPTAARQMRRFGCVVSFVLPGRAHAERFLGALRLVDEATSFGGVRSTAERRGRWGGDAVPEGFIRFSAGAEDTTDLVADVLRALEEAVA; translated from the coding sequence ATGACAGTCGGAGACGGCACCAGGGCGGTGCGGGCGGGGCTGCCCGAGCCGGCGAAGTACGAGCCGACACTGCCCGGGCCGGTCTTCTCGGCCCACTTCCACCTGCCCGGCGAGGCGTCCGGCCCCTACACCTACGGCCGCGACGACAACCCGACCTGGACCCATCTGGAACGGGCGATCGGCGAGCTGGAGGCGCCTGGGGAGAGCGTCGAGACGCTCACCTTCGCCTCCGGCATGGCGGCGATCTCCGCCGTACTGTTCTCGCAGCTGACGGCGGGCGACACGGTCGTGCTGCCCGCCGACGGCTACCAGGTGCTGCCCATGGTGCGGGCGCAGCTCGAGGCCTATGGCATCGAGGTACGGACCGCGCCGACCGGCGGCGACGCACAGCTCTCCGTCCTGGACGGAGCGCGGCTGCTGTGGCTCGAGACCCCCTCCAACCCGGGCCTCGACGTGTGCGACGTGCGACGGCTCGCCGATGCGGCGCACGCCGCCGGTGCGCTCGTCGCCGTCGACAACACCCTCGCCACCCCCCTGGGGCAGCGCCCGCTCGAACTCGGCGCGGACTTCTCGGTCGCCAGCGACACCAAGGGGATGACCGGCCACGGTGACATCCTGCTCGGCCATGTGACCTGCCGCGACGCCGAGCTGGCGGCAGGGGTACGGCGCTGGCGCAAGATCGTGGGGGCGATCCCGGGGCCGATGGAGGCCTGGCTCGCCCACCGGTCGCTGGCCACGCTCCAGCTGCGTGCCGACCGCCAGTGCGCCAACGCCCTCGCCCTCGCGCAGGCGCTGGGCGGACGTGGCGAGGTGAGCGGACTGCGCTACCCGGGGCTGGCCGCCGACCCCTCGCACCCGACCGCCGCGCGACAGATGCGGCGCTTCGGCTGTGTGGTCTCCTTCGTGCTGCCCGGCCGTGCGCACGCAGAGCGCTTCCTCGGCGCACTGCGGCTGGTCGACGAAGCCACCAGCTTCGGCGGTGTGCGCTCCACCGCGGAACGCCGCGGCCGCTGGGGCGGCGACGCGGTCCCGGAGGGCTTCATCCGCTTCTCGGCGGGCGCCGAGGACACCACCGATCTGGTGGCCGATGTGCTGCGGGCGCTGGAGGAGGCAGTGGCGTAG
- a CDS encoding DUF5326 family protein, with protein sequence MREIFAGMPWWVKWVAVPVFALVVFGGLIASVVGFVIGLLFKLLVFVALVGGLIFVVRKFTASSGSRSDW encoded by the coding sequence GTGCGGGAGATATTCGCGGGGATGCCGTGGTGGGTGAAGTGGGTGGCCGTGCCCGTCTTCGCCCTCGTGGTGTTCGGCGGGCTCATTGCGAGCGTCGTCGGTTTCGTGATCGGGCTGCTCTTCAAACTTCTGGTCTTCGTGGCCCTCGTCGGTGGACTCATCTTCGTCGTACGCAAGTTCACGGCGTCCTCCGGTTCGCGCAGCGACTGGTAG
- a CDS encoding IclR family transcriptional regulator: MAGATNAAVPTLIGSVQRALRLLEAAGAHPDGAPAKQLAREAGIPLPTAYHLLRTLAHEDYLRREKGVFALGTAVGRLAVGGAVQNRRSTLEDSLAHWRDAIGVPVYFAVYREGEIELVAVADTPQAPAVTEWADFRETGHAHALGQCLLGQLDDRARRDHLDRHPVLPVTPYSVRNRCTLLERLSSVGRTEVVVERQEYALGTVCAAIPITAGSAAATMAISLPLHQAARLLPAVEQLRSGIAGLLGSLAFSISI; the protein is encoded by the coding sequence TTGGCCGGGGCTACGAATGCCGCTGTCCCTACCCTGATCGGCTCGGTGCAGCGGGCACTGAGACTGCTGGAGGCCGCGGGCGCCCATCCGGACGGAGCCCCCGCCAAGCAGCTTGCCCGTGAGGCCGGAATCCCGCTGCCCACCGCCTATCACCTGCTGCGCACCCTGGCCCATGAGGACTATCTGCGCCGGGAGAAGGGCGTGTTCGCCCTCGGTACGGCCGTCGGCCGGCTGGCTGTCGGCGGCGCGGTGCAGAATCGTCGCAGCACCCTCGAGGACTCGCTGGCGCACTGGCGTGATGCGATCGGGGTCCCGGTCTACTTCGCGGTCTACCGCGAGGGTGAGATCGAACTCGTCGCAGTTGCCGACACCCCCCAGGCCCCCGCGGTGACGGAGTGGGCGGATTTCCGCGAGACCGGTCATGCGCATGCGCTCGGGCAGTGTCTGCTCGGCCAGCTCGACGACCGTGCCCGCCGGGATCATCTGGACCGCCACCCAGTGCTGCCGGTGACCCCGTACTCCGTGCGCAACCGGTGCACGCTGCTGGAGCGGCTCTCCTCCGTCGGGCGGACGGAAGTGGTGGTGGAGCGTCAGGAATATGCGCTCGGTACGGTCTGTGCCGCGATTCCCATCACGGCCGGCTCCGCCGCGGCCACGATGGCCATTTCACTCCCCCTCCACCAGGCGGCACGGCTACTCCCTGCTGTGGAACAGTTGCGCAGTGGTATAGCTGGGCTTCTGGGGTCACTCGCCTTCTCTATCAGTATCTGA
- a CDS encoding LysR family transcriptional regulator, whose product MDLALLRTFVTVHRAGSFTRAAALLGLSQPAVTGQIRTLERQLGRPLFLRQARGVTPTTIGDELAHRAAPHLDALVEIAEAGLDDEAGIRTLHLAGPPEFTSLRALPALTPLIGQGLALRASFGTAEETLEGLAAGHHDVAITTARPRGGLLTATALCDEEHVLVAAPRWAARLGPAVLRKGHVVLEQLPVVEVHESLPLVSRYWNAVFDSRPAAAGAVIAPDLRAVLETTASGAGLAVLPRYLCEEALERGRLVALLDPAVPPLRTYFLVVRTGTLAHPHIARAHEWLLRAAADW is encoded by the coding sequence ATGGATCTGGCCCTGTTGCGCACATTTGTCACAGTGCACCGGGCCGGCTCCTTCACGCGCGCCGCCGCGCTGCTGGGCCTGTCCCAGCCCGCCGTGACCGGACAGATCCGCACGCTGGAGCGCCAGCTCGGCCGCCCCCTCTTCCTGCGCCAGGCCCGCGGTGTCACCCCCACGACCATCGGTGACGAGCTCGCGCACCGGGCCGCACCGCATCTGGACGCCCTGGTGGAGATCGCCGAGGCCGGGCTCGACGACGAGGCGGGCATCCGGACCCTGCATCTCGCGGGCCCGCCCGAGTTCACCTCGCTGCGTGCCCTGCCGGCACTCACGCCACTGATCGGGCAGGGACTGGCGCTGCGGGCCTCGTTCGGAACCGCGGAGGAGACCCTCGAGGGGCTCGCCGCCGGACACCACGACGTGGCCATCACCACCGCCCGGCCCCGCGGCGGGCTGCTCACGGCGACCGCACTGTGCGACGAGGAGCACGTCCTGGTCGCCGCCCCCCGATGGGCCGCCCGCCTGGGGCCCGCTGTACTGCGCAAGGGCCACGTCGTGCTCGAGCAGCTGCCGGTGGTCGAGGTGCATGAGTCGTTACCTCTCGTCTCGCGCTACTGGAACGCCGTCTTCGACTCCCGGCCGGCCGCCGCGGGAGCCGTTATCGCGCCCGATCTGCGGGCCGTGCTGGAAACCACCGCCAGCGGCGCGGGGCTCGCCGTACTGCCCCGATATCTGTGCGAGGAGGCCCTGGAACGCGGCCGGCTCGTCGCCCTCCTCGATCCTGCCGTGCCGCCGCTGCGCACGTACTTTCTGGTGGTACGCACCGGCACCCTCGCCCATCCGCACATTGCCCGGGCCCACGAGTGGCTGCTGCGTGCGGCCGCCGACTGGTGA
- a CDS encoding phage holin family protein — protein sequence MTNFLVKTLANAAALGVAIWLLQDITLTGDSTGKKALTLILVALLFGLVNFLVKPLVKLFTLPLFILTLGLFTLVINALMLLLTSWLADQFDLNFHVEGFWTAVLGGLIISIVSWALNVALPDKD from the coding sequence ATGACGAATTTCCTAGTCAAGACGCTCGCCAATGCCGCCGCCCTGGGAGTGGCCATCTGGCTGCTCCAGGACATCACCCTCACCGGTGACTCCACCGGCAAGAAGGCCCTGACACTCATACTGGTGGCCCTGCTCTTCGGCCTGGTGAACTTCCTGGTCAAGCCCCTGGTGAAGCTGTTCACCCTGCCTCTGTTCATCCTTACCCTCGGCCTGTTCACCCTCGTGATCAACGCCCTGATGCTGCTCCTGACCTCGTGGCTCGCGGACCAGTTCGACCTGAACTTCCATGTCGAAGGCTTCTGGACCGCTGTACTCGGCGGCCTGATCATCTCCATCGTCTCGTGGGCACTGAACGTCGCCCTGCCCGACAAGGACTGA
- a CDS encoding low molecular weight protein-tyrosine-phosphatase — protein MSSLYRVCFVCTGNICRSPMAESVFRARVEEAGLAAAVEVDSAGTGGWHEGDGADPRTVAVLEAAGYASAHTARQFQAAWFPRLDLVIALDAGHLRALRRLAPTPADAAKVRLLREYDSRRPDDMDVPDPYYGGMGGFEDCLEMVEAASDGLLAAVRAALEEHVA, from the coding sequence GTGAGTTCCCTGTATCGCGTCTGCTTCGTGTGCACCGGCAACATCTGCCGCTCGCCGATGGCCGAGTCCGTCTTCCGCGCACGTGTCGAGGAGGCCGGGCTCGCGGCGGCGGTCGAGGTGGACAGCGCCGGCACCGGAGGCTGGCACGAGGGCGACGGCGCCGACCCGCGCACCGTCGCCGTACTGGAAGCGGCCGGCTACGCGAGCGCGCACACCGCTCGCCAGTTCCAGGCCGCCTGGTTCCCCCGGCTCGATCTCGTGATCGCGCTCGACGCCGGACATCTGCGAGCGCTGCGGCGGCTCGCACCGACGCCCGCGGACGCCGCGAAGGTACGGCTGCTGCGGGAGTACGACTCCCGCCGGCCTGACGACATGGACGTGCCCGACCCGTACTACGGCGGCATGGGAGGGTTCGAGGACTGCCTGGAGATGGTGGAGGCGGCGAGCGACGGGCTGCTCGCCGCCGTACGCGCAGCACTTGAGGAGCACGTGGCATGA